In the genome of Deltaproteobacteria bacterium, one region contains:
- a CDS encoding nuclear transport factor 2 family protein, with amino-acid sequence MKPDKNDFAKKWIDSWNSHDLDKILDHYADDFSITSPMIKVALGIDTGALKGKDKIRQYWQAALEKVPHLHFEFIDVTESIDSIAIYYKSVFDKKAVEVFFFNDSDKVSKVIAHYN; translated from the coding sequence ATGAAGCCCGATAAAAATGATTTTGCAAAGAAGTGGATTGATTCATGGAATTCACATGATTTGGATAAGATATTGGATCATTATGCTGATGATTTTTCAATAACATCTCCAATGATTAAAGTAGCGCTGGGAATAGATACGGGCGCTTTAAAAGGAAAAGATAAAATCAGGCAGTATTGGCAGGCCGCATTAGAAAAGGTTCCCCATTTACATTTTGAGTTTATTGACGTTACCGAGAGTATCGATTCAATTGCTATTTATTATAAATCAGTGTTTGATAAAAAAGCAGTTGAAGTATTTTTCTTTAATGATTCAGACAAAGTGAGCAAAGTGATTGCTCATTATAATTGA